The following are from one region of the Nicotiana tomentosiformis chromosome 7, ASM39032v3, whole genome shotgun sequence genome:
- the LOC138896208 gene encoding uncharacterized protein, with translation MEETQEDVNPSRDYVIDIPEPVVQKAKAPFPKPPPPYPQRLVKKNGEYQFKKFIDTMKSLSINVPLAKALELMPEYKKFMKDFVTKKRSMNLENIKVTYQVSAIVHSMAPKLEDPDDFTIPCTIGSAEFAKALCDLGAMEYEVPIILGRPFLATGKALVDVEAGELTFRVGD, from the exons atggaagagactcaagaggatgtgaacccatctagggattaTGTGATTGATATACCGGAACCAGTAGtgcaaaaagctaaggcaccatttcctaagccacctcctccctatcctcaacGGCTTGTCAAGAAAAATGGCGAgtatcaattcaagaagttcattgatacgatgaagagtctctctataaatgtgccattagctAAAGCTTTGGAGCTAATGCCTGAATATaaaaagtttatgaaggactttGTGACAAAGAAGAGATCGATGAATTTGGAAAATATCAAAGTCACTtaccaagtgagtgcaattgtgcattcaatggctccaaAGCTGGAAGATCCCGATGATTTTAcaattccttgtaccattggaagtgccgagtttgcaaaagctctttgtgatcttggggcga tggaatatgaggtgccgattattcttggtagaccttttcttgctaccggaaaggctcttgttgatgtggaagccggtgaactcactttccgggtgggtgattaA